The genomic segment GGGAAGCATTATTCTAAGCCCTTCATCTACATGAACTAATTTTGTTCTCACCACAGCACTAAGGGGAATATaatattatcatttccattttgcaaGGGGGGATATTGAACCATGGAAAGGGTAAGTTAACTTCCCCAAGGcaacacatagtaagtactctTGAATTGGACTGTGGACAgctcctcccccgcccctttATTCTTTCCAAGAGATTCATAGAAGAGTCACTGTTTATTGAGATGAGAGATTTTGGAGAAGTCATTACACAGAAGCCCAATCCATGGTAAGCCAGTGGAGTGGGGCATGTACTGGGCAACACAAGTTCCTTTGGAATGCCTCCTTGCACTGGAAGAAATACAGAAAGTgagttattttatttgtcttaaaaTCTACTTAAAATCAGTAAGAGTAGGCACACAAGACATATTATAGTCCTGTTATACTAAAATCCTTTCTACAAAATAATATCATGCTTTATGGCAAGTGATTTAATTTGTGGTATGTCTGCCTATAGGTAGCAGTCCACTATAATATGAGTTTTTGTATATGAGAATCTCTAGAAATTTATGGACATTTGTGCATGTCACTATTTCAGTGTATTTTCATAGGTACTATAAGTTAAGTTGCCAGTGTTTATAGCTGTCACCCCGAaggaaaggtatttttaaaaatttaattataaaatatgtatcatatatacagggtccagcagaaataatacctgcttgagtgtgattggtagggtaataatatgggtataataatatattgtattaatttgaacatttaacttaaaatgtcatatggtatgcttgagtgtgatatcatgttatagaattacacgcttataatttcataataaaataccttgtaataaaaaaggggcattatctATGCCAGGCCCTGTATATGGCCTTCATTCCCACAGCAACCTTTTGGTAGAATATTTGAGATCATATGCTCCTGGACCAATCAGATGAGCATCTGAGCCCAGGCTCTGTAGTTACAAACCATGTGAATTCATGTATAGCACTTCTATGATAAATTTCATCACGAGAATATAACAGTTCCTACATCAGAGGAATGCAGGATTAGAAAGAATTATGATTGCATAGGGCCCATTCTCAGGAGGGTCCACACTTGGCTCAATGCTCTGTTGTTACTgatttgaaattcttaataattattaacatGGCATCTCACATTGTCATTTTGACAGAGGcccacaaattatgtagccaTCGCTGCATAGGATTGTTTGTGAAGTCAATAGCCCCTGGGGCCTGGCACGTAGAGTAAGTCCAAATAAAACGTCAGCTATTACTAATTTTGCAAGTAGACTTTTAGTTTGTTGGGTAGAGCCCCCAAATTCTACATTCTGAACTTTTCAAATTGGGTCAGGACAATGAATCTCATGGTGAAGTACATCTCATATGTCCTCATGCATTCAGGACACACCAGTTGGTTATCACTCTATTACGATCCTCCACCTCATTCTCCCATTTCTCTGTGATTGCACATCTGATGGAATATGGGCTGTGGATGGCTGCTAATTGGAAGTGcagaaacatttttctaaaaatatgagACTCATCACTCTGTAAGGGACATTAGATTTGTTGTTTTCCTAGTCTGGGAAATGATGGCTTTAGCTGAGATGTGCTGTATCACTTACATTGTCCCAGAAAGACATTTTGGAAGAGACCTAACACTCTTTTTTGCTCTTATTGTATTGCAGACTATTCGAACTCCAGAAGGACCAACACCAGATAAATTATGAATGTTGAACAAGATGACCTTACATCCACAGCAGATAATGATAGGTCCTAGGTTTAACAGGGCCCTATTTGACCCCCTGCTTGTGGTGCTCCTGGCTCTTCAACTTCTTGTGGTGGCTGGTCTCGTGCGGGCTCAAACCTGCCCTTCCGTCTGCTCCTGCAGCAACCAGTTCAGCAAGGTGATTTGTGTCCGGAAAAACCTGCGCGAAGTTCCGGATGGTATTTCCACCAACACGCGGCTGCTGAACCTCCATGAGAACCAAATCCAGATCATCAAAGTGAACAGCTTCAAGCACCTGAGGCACCTGGAAATCCTCCAGTTGAGTAGGAATCACATTAGAACAATTGAAATCGGGGCGTTCAATGGTCTGGCGAACCTCAACACTCTGGAACTCTTTGACAATCGTCTTACTACCATCCCGAATGGAGCTTTTGTATATTTGTCTAAGCTGAAGGAGCTCTGGTTGCGAAACAACCCCATTGAAAGCATCCCTTCTTATGCTTTTAACAGAATCCCTTCTTTGCGCCGGCTAGACTTGGGGGAACTGAAAAGGCTTTCATACATCTCAGAAGGTGCCTTTGAAGGTCTGTCCAACTTGAGGTATTTGAACCTTGCCATGTGCAACCTCCGGGAAATCCCTAACCTCACACCGCTCATAAAACTAGATGAGCTGGATCTTTCCGGGAATCATTTGTCTGCCATCAGGCCTGGCTCTTTCCAGGGGTTGCTGCACCTTCAAAAACTGTGGATGATACAGTCCCAGATTCAAGTGATTGAAAGGAATGCCTTTGATAACCTTCAGTCACTAGTGGAGATCAACCTGGCACACAACAATCTCACATTACTGCCTCACGATCTCTTCACACCCTTGCATCATCTAGAGCGGATACACTTACATCACAACCCGTGGAACTGCAACTGTGACAtactgtggctcagctggtggaTAAAAGACATGGCCCCCTCCAACACAGCTTGTTGTGCCCGATGTAACACTCCTCCCAATCTGAAAGGGAGGTACATTGGGGAGCTCGACCAGAATTATTTCACATGCTATGCTCCTGTGATTGTGGAGCCCCCAGCAGACCTCAATGTCACTGAAGGCATGGCCGCTGAGCTGAAATGTCGGGCCTCCACATCCCTGACCTCTGTATCTTGGATTACTCCCAATGGAACAGTCATGACGCATGGGGCATACAAAGTGAGGATAGCTGTGCTCAGCGATGGCACGTTAAATTTCACAAATGTGACCGTGCAAGATACAGGCATGTACACATGTATGGTGAGTAATTCTGTTGGAAATACCACCGCTTCAGCCACCCTGAATGTTACTGCAGCAACCACCACTCCTTTTACGTACTTTTCAACCGTCACAGTAGAGACTATGGAACCTTCTCAGGATGAGGCACGGACCACAGACAACAACGTGGGTCCCACTCCAGTGATTGACTGGGAGACCACCAACGTGACCACCTCTCTCACGCCACAGAGCACAAGGTCAACAGAAAAAATGTTCACCATCCCAGTGACTGATATGAACAGTGGGATCCCAGGAATTGATGAGGTCATGAAGACTACCAAAATCATCATTGGCTGTTTCGTGGCCATCACACTCATGGCTGCAGTGATGCTGGTCATTTTCTACAAGATGAGGAAGCAGCACCATAGGCAAAACCATCACGCCCCAACGAGGACTGTTGAAATCATTAATGTGGATGATGAGATTACAGGAGACACACCCATGGAAAGCCACCTGCCCATGCCTGCTATCGAGCATGAGCACCTAAATCACTATAACTCTTACAAATCTCCCTTCAACCACACAACAACAGTTAACACGATAAATTCAATACACAGTTCAGTGCATGAACCGTTATTGATCCGAATGAACTCTAAAGACAATGTACAAGAGACTCAAATCTAAAACATTTACAGagttacagaaaacaataaaaaaaagacagtttattAAAAATGACACAAGTGACTGGGCTAAATCTACTGTTTCAAAAAAAGTGTCtttacaaaaaaatcaaaaaagaaaagaaatttatttattaaaaattctattgTGATCTAAAGCAGACAAAATGATGTGTATTCCTCAGAACCTGTTTTTGCTGCACTTACTTACTATTTCCCTACATCTCGTCCCTGCCTTCCCCAATTGCCATATTTTTCATAGGAGATCTCAATTCCCTAAGAAACTGGTCTAGGAAATTTTCTAAGAATTCTGTTACACTTTGAGATTTTTATGGTGAATTCTAGTGGTGAGATCCagtctattttgtctttcttttttttttttcccctcttttcttttattttccccctcTTGCCCTTATAAACTAGTCCAATGGGGAATGCAATattagaaatagatttttaagagagagcaaggaaaataatgcaagatcttatatttttcatgtaatGTCCTGTTCTGTATTTATGATGAGGACCAttcaatggaaaaggaaaaaaaaaagggaagcaaACAACAGATTAATTTACATACATCTATAAAACCCATGATCTTTTAAACAACTCTAGAACCTGAATTTGTAGttcaaaagctaaaaataagattataaataaaatattgttggTTTTTCTGTACCTGGACACAATTCATTTGTAGCGTGGCTCAAATGTGAGAAACTTGAAGGTAATTTGATTTTCTACTTTCTGAGATAGAAAATATTACAGTATTTTTCAATCACAGCACCAATCTCTATGGGGTCCTGTTTCATTAGTTGACTTGAGGTTTGGGTCTATATATTCAAAGATGCTGTGGTATATTTTCCCCTCTCACTAGGGTCACCCTTTGTAGAATGGTCAGATTAAAAACAGTGATTTTTGTGAAGTAAATTTAATTCAACTTGAAAGAAACTTTCAGTATAATTTATTCACTGCCTCATATAATTCTGCTGGCTAGACAAAGAATGACCCTTGAATGCAAAGATATTCTGAACTACCCAAGTCGAAAAATCATTTTTGGTGCTGAGTCTCAGCAAATTCAATGCTATTGAACAATAACTATTAAGGACCTACTATGTGTTAAACTGATTTTAGTGTACACACACAGTTGAAAAGACCTGGTTCCTGCCCTTGATCACTCAtgatttatataatatatgattaaaaatacGAGTTCATTATTGGGGGAAGGCTCTAATTTTACTGTTATGTGAAAGACTATAAATTGTGACCATGGAGTTTCAAAATATCAGGTTACGGTTATTACAGAAACCTTCTAAATTCGTGTTTTCTCTCATCCTTTTGGAAAAGCCAACTCTTTTTCCAAATGCAGATTGCAGAGTTTAAAGAAGCGTAAGTAAAGACGTTTTATGAACAGATGGACGTGTACCAAGGGGTAGCTATGCTAATATAGTGGTAATGCACTAAAGGTACTTGAAAACATACATCAGgttccaaataaaaaaaaataacttgtggGTTATCGGCACCATGGCATTCTcctaacattttaatataatatgtgTATGATGACTTCTGTCTTTTTGTAAAGCAAAGTGAAATTATACACCTCTTCTTAGTTACCCTTGACACCTACCACCCATTGGTGAAACAAGGGTTGGCGGAGGCAGAGCACACTTCAACTCCTAATGGATGAGTTGTTTGGCGAGCTGCTTGGTACTCACACTTAACTCAGCAGGATGGACCTCACGCCAGGGTTTTGTGATCTCCAACTGAAAAACCAATCATTACTAGCACAGTAGGTCAGAGAACTAGAAGGATGGGATGGCAAATGAATGAGATCACACAAGGGTCTTGCCTCTATCTTTTTATCACCAATTCTCTAGCAGcgttttctttccttattcccTACATTCCCTGCTTTCCTTGGTAGGAAAATTATtcacatttgtttttactttgtgtgGAGAAGatcataaaaaatggaaaacacataTTGGCTGTAATTTGTCAAGCTTTTCAGTATCAGATGTCTTCATATATTCCCAAGCTGTACATCagaaggcaaacaaacaaacaacccactgAGGAATATCAGGCATATGCTAGTACAAAAAGAGTTGTATAaatcaaaagggagaaaaatcctTCCTTCTCTACTTGGTGTGTGCTTAACAGATCTCTGTCTCTGCCGACTGAACGTTCTTTCATCCTGAGTTAGATCCAGTTCTGCCTCAGAATAGATCATACAATTCCCCTTGACCATCAGGGGTGGCCGAACAGTTAGAGAAATTCTACTGAATAGAATGAAAGGTGAACTTGAACTAAAAatttaagtaagaaaataaagtgtacaactcaattCCACAGGAAATTATAGTTGCCCTAATGGATACATTGTAgaatatacatgtacacacatatatgtatgtgtacacacacacacacacatggataaAAGACTGGTTAAGTCAAATGACTTTCacagaaaatttagaaatgcTATTGACAAAAGGTTATCATATCAGATTTTGGGGTTGAAGGGTGGGGTGCTATAAAGGCATGATTTAAAGGACGCTAAAATGCTAGATGTTTATGATTTGCAGTGTCTGTATTTTCTCTGCATAATGTGCTTGGCTTTTGGCCCCTCAGTACAGTAGCCGTCCTGGCATACAGAGACTATCACACACTGTGTTTTGACTTTTATACATGTGGTGTATCCTTATAGTAAAACAAAATTCTATGTCAATCGCTCTTTTTATTCTATCCAAAAGCAACCCAGTGACAAT from the Desmodus rotundus isolate HL8 chromosome 5, HLdesRot8A.1, whole genome shotgun sequence genome contains:
- the LRRC4C gene encoding leucine-rich repeat-containing protein 4C, coding for MLNKMTLHPQQIMIGPRFNRALFDPLLVVLLALQLLVVAGLVRAQTCPSVCSCSNQFSKVICVRKNLREVPDGISTNTRLLNLHENQIQIIKVNSFKHLRHLEILQLSRNHIRTIEIGAFNGLANLNTLELFDNRLTTIPNGAFVYLSKLKELWLRNNPIESIPSYAFNRIPSLRRLDLGELKRLSYISEGAFEGLSNLRYLNLAMCNLREIPNLTPLIKLDELDLSGNHLSAIRPGSFQGLLHLQKLWMIQSQIQVIERNAFDNLQSLVEINLAHNNLTLLPHDLFTPLHHLERIHLHHNPWNCNCDILWLSWWIKDMAPSNTACCARCNTPPNLKGRYIGELDQNYFTCYAPVIVEPPADLNVTEGMAAELKCRASTSLTSVSWITPNGTVMTHGAYKVRIAVLSDGTLNFTNVTVQDTGMYTCMVSNSVGNTTASATLNVTAATTTPFTYFSTVTVETMEPSQDEARTTDNNVGPTPVIDWETTNVTTSLTPQSTRSTEKMFTIPVTDMNSGIPGIDEVMKTTKIIIGCFVAITLMAAVMLVIFYKMRKQHHRQNHHAPTRTVEIINVDDEITGDTPMESHLPMPAIEHEHLNHYNSYKSPFNHTTTVNTINSIHSSVHEPLLIRMNSKDNVQETQI